The nucleotide sequence CTAGATCCAGTGTTGAGGCAGAATATAGAGCAATGGCACAGGGTTTTTGTGAATTTGTGTGGCTCAAGGTATTACTTAGTGATCTTGGGATAACTACTGCTGAGCCAATGTATCTTTACTGCGATAATAAGGCTGCCATCGGTAATGCTCataacccggtacagcatgaccGGACAACACATATTGAGATCGACATGCATTTcgtcaaggagaagcttgagcaAGGCTCTAGTTGCAATCCTTTTGTCACCATAGAAAACCAGTTGGCTAATGTGTTGACAAAGGGTTTACATTGTAAAGTTTTTCATCTTATTGTATGCAAGTTGGACAAACTCCCATCAGGATAAATTTGACCCCTTCCCCTGTTTCCGCCTACGTATATGGGATATTTTACGAAGTGAACATCTTTCTTAGTAGCGGGGTCCGGGGAAAGAATAGGAAAAGTGATTTCACTATATTTCTGACCAGGAACGGTACCTATCACAAGAATATTTTTTTAGTAGGTCGATAACTCTGAAAAGAGAGATTGCCTATCTTTTCTTTCATCTCGGGAGAAATACGATTGGGAGGAGGTAATTCGAATCCCTCAGGTCAAATAAGAACATCCCCTACATTCAAAGCCCCTTTTTTTACCAACTTGATGTTGAAAAATTCCAGATCTAAAAATTCATTTCGGACAATTGAACCTTCTCAAACTGTTTCTttttaagaaccaaaaaaatttgTGCCAAAATAACATATGCCAAGAAGAACAAAAGGCCTTGGACACGTAATGGGTCTTGAAGTACTATTTCTGCATCTCCCTGTCACGTAAGTCCGTTTTTAGCAAGTCTAAGGCATTTTATGATGGGTTACTTAGGGACAGGCAATCTCGATCAGTGGGAGATGTAGCCCAAAACCTCTGTGAGTGCATTTATGACTAGATGTGCGTgacatatatgcaccaacttgagggggagtgttaaagtgtCTAGATTCAACGCATGTGTCTAGATACGTTGTGCACATGTTTCATAATTCATATGTTAGGATAAGGATTGTGAGTCATCCTTGGCTAacattctatatttgtaatccCTTCTCcatctataaataaagtggttGCCTCGGTCATTAATGACAAGCTATATTTCACATTTCAACTTAACTACATGATGGCACCTTCAATTTGTGGGCTGTGCTCGTCAtgcttgtcttttttttttttttttcatttctatgGAGTATAGGTTGGCATGTGATAGCCAGGACCTGCCATTTTAGCAGTCTTGCTTAGGAAACgttattcattaaaaaacaaTAATGAAATGGTTATCATAACTGATTTTTTTCAGAAAAGTTGATAATATAATGGTTGCATCTACTCCGGGTGTGTACGTGTACATTTGATGGATCTTTTAGTGCATATTAATAGAGTGCTGATGAAAATCTGATTTGCAGTACATGGTATGGAGTTTGCATTTGGAGCCCATGAGTACCCAACAAGTGGAGTGTTTGAGGTGGAGCCGAAATGCTGTCCTGGTTTTGTCTTCAGACGGTCAGTGTTGCTGGGCAGTACTGACATGTCCCGTTCAGAGTTCCGGTTATTCATGGAACATCATTCTGGACAATATCATGGAGATAGCTATCATTTGATTGCGAAGAACTGCAACCATTTTACTGATGATGTTTGCATGCGTCTCACTGGAAAACATATTCCTGGTTGGGTGAATCGGTTAGCTAGATTAGGTAAGAGAAGAGTTTTTTGTCTACACTGATACCTCAGAGCTTATATTGTGGCTTCTGGACAGTTCAGATTAGCTGTTCAGTTGGGGCCATGCATGAGATATGAGGCCTGCATCT is from Telopea speciosissima isolate NSW1024214 ecotype Mountain lineage unplaced genomic scaffold, Tspe_v1 Tspe_v1.0406, whole genome shotgun sequence and encodes:
- the LOC122648055 gene encoding deSI-like protein At4g17486, with the protein product MAQGFCEFVWLKVLLSDLGITTAEPMYLYCDNKAAIGNAHNPVQHDRTTHIEIDMHFVKEKLEQGSSCNPFVTIENQLANVLTKGLHCKVFHLIFAVHGMEFAFGAHEYPTSGVFEVEPKCCPGFVFRRSVLLGSTDMSRSEFRLFMEHHSGQYHGDSYHLIAKNCNHFTDDVCMRLTGKHIPGWVNRLARLGSFCNCLLPESIQTTTIRHLPDHPAYSDDGSDSVASSPSADSEEESSDHHLLTTQNGDVAFINEKSLRLAKDLL